A region from the Bacteroidota bacterium genome encodes:
- a CDS encoding DUF421 domain-containing protein, translated as MFYLQIMPMFSWKELMLGAENWSFLLETILRTFIMFIVILISLRILGKRGVKQLSIFELVVIISLGSAAGDPMFYKDVGILPALIVFTIVVVLYSFITYLIGRNPKFEKIMEGKPICLIKNGVFIVENFSKEALGADEFFAELRMQGVSQLGQIEEAILESSGNISIFYFPDEEVKYGLPIMPDSLESSTEVIIDTDHYACIFCGYTEKLKPSTRYICPECNKSKCVKASNKKRIR; from the coding sequence ATGTTTTATTTACAGATTATGCCCATGTTCAGTTGGAAAGAGTTAATGTTGGGAGCAGAAAATTGGTCTTTTCTGCTTGAAACAATTCTGCGCACATTCATAATGTTTATTGTGATATTGATCAGTCTCCGTATATTGGGCAAACGCGGAGTTAAACAATTATCCATATTTGAACTGGTAGTAATTATCAGCCTGGGATCTGCAGCAGGAGATCCAATGTTTTATAAAGATGTTGGAATATTACCGGCTTTAATTGTATTTACAATTGTAGTTGTACTATACAGTTTTATAACCTACCTAATTGGGAGAAATCCAAAGTTTGAAAAAATAATGGAAGGAAAACCTATTTGCCTGATTAAAAATGGTGTATTTATAGTGGAGAATTTTTCAAAAGAAGCGTTGGGTGCCGATGAATTTTTTGCTGAGCTGCGTATGCAGGGTGTTTCACAGTTAGGGCAAATTGAAGAAGCGATCTTGGAAAGTTCGGGTAATATCAGCATATTTTATTTTCCTGACGAAGAAGTAAAATATGGACTACCCATTATGCCTGATTCCCTGGAATCCTCTACTGAAGTAATTATTGACACTGATCATTATGCATGTATCTTTTGTGGTTACACTGAAAAATTAAAACCTTCCACCAGATATATTTGTCCTGAGTGTAATAAATCCAAATGTGTAAAGGCGAGTAATAAAAAACGTATTAGGTAA